AATATTCCTTTTTTAGCTGTGATTTGCAATGAAGCATCTTTCTGCTTCATCGTATTTTTCTAAAAAATTTCTGTATAGCCTCTACTAAGATATTAGAGAAAGCTTACACAAAGGATATTGCATTTTCCTCCCAACTAATTTACCAAATTTTTTCAGTAACTACGCTACATCACCGCGGAAAAAAAGAAAAAATTGATTGCTATTGAAATATCAAAATCTACGATAAATTAATATACAGCTCATGTAAAATATCTTTCAACCTTTTTAATAAATCTCATCCAGAACATAGTTCTCTCTTTCTTCAAACAAAATTTCCAGTTCAAAAGGGGTTAGCAACGGCTTTTTAAATTTTTCTGCATCATCAATAGCTATGCGAGGGCAGGCGGTGCATACGAAGCAATCAAAATCTAAGTAATTTATTTTTTCATCAATTTCATCCATAAGGAGAATGCATGCTTTTCTTCCTTTTTCTTCTACTTTTCTTCTTAATTTTTTTGCTAACTCCATTCTATTTTGCCCTGCTTTCCTGCTTGCTATTATCCCAAATTTTCTTGCATCTTTTGCTTTATAAATTGTAGCATATCTTTTTTTAATTATTTTTTCAGCCATATCTTTAATTTCCTCTTTATAAATTCTTTTTTCAACAGGATTTGCAACTATAACATCTTTTTTTGTTGCTATATATAGCCCAACAGGATGAAAAAAACCATCTCCTATAAAAACAAAACATTCAACATTTTTTGCTATCATTTTTGCTGAAGAAAAGTCGCATCCTAAAATCTGCCCATCATATTTTGTTCTCCTGCTTTTTTTACCAATGAAAACTTCATAACCTCTTTTTTCAAAAAATTTTTTACAATCCCCTATTTTATGAATAAAGGGAGTTATGCTTGCTAACCCAATAT
Above is a window of Thermoplasmatales archaeon DNA encoding:
- the dph2 gene encoding diphthamide biosynthesis enzyme Dph2 — translated: MMKLGYYKIDENKLLEEAKGKIAIRLPAGFINYAQEIIDFLGENGKEAFFIGEPCYGACDFFEYEGIDKIIFIGEAEMPYLKKKYSIAAIEAIFDFDENFLEDALPFIKGKNIGLASITPFIHKIGDCKKFFEKRGYEVFIGKKSRRTKYDGQILGCDFSSAKMIAKNVECFVFIGDGFFHPVGLYIATKKDVIVANPVEKRIYKEEIKDMAEKIIKKRYATIYKAKDARKFGIIASRKAGQNRMELAKKLRRKVEEKGRKACILLMDEIDEKINYLDFDCFVCTACPRIAIDDAEKFKKPLLTPFELEILFEERENYVLDEIY